One part of the Mariniblastus fucicola genome encodes these proteins:
- a CDS encoding efflux RND transporter periplasmic adaptor subunit: MIAAFAIASAAIVSGCSQSSGQAPPRPMPSVTVATPITKTIVEWDAYAGRLEAVDLVEIRARVSGYLQSVDFTEGQIVEKGDLLFVVDPRPFETELNAAKARYRQAESKLVQSRAMLNEAKARKLQSDAQLRLAQARYRRAQSLGQSNAISREEIDESEAEFTQAEADMEGVKAGIASAEAALATAEAEVGVAAAGIETAELNLEYTHIRAPVTGRVSRKYITEGNLIAGGSATSSLLTTIASMSPIYCVFDANEQDVLKYVRLARSGERESSRVVKNPAFLGLVDEEGFPHKGYMDFVDNRFDVQTASMRARAVFDNEDQLLLPGMFARIRIPGSAPRESVLIPDSSIGTDQSSQYVYVVVDGVIERRTVTLGPIVDGLRVVREGLTGKESLVIEGLLQARPDAKVTTVQGTIELVEDGLPDSYTIAPQAQPDSAEKAIASAKVNSAEVVQ; this comes from the coding sequence ATGATCGCCGCGTTCGCAATTGCGTCCGCGGCGATCGTGAGTGGGTGCAGCCAATCGTCCGGCCAGGCTCCGCCGCGACCCATGCCGTCCGTCACTGTCGCCACGCCGATCACGAAGACGATTGTCGAATGGGACGCCTATGCCGGGCGACTTGAAGCCGTGGATTTGGTTGAGATTCGAGCTCGTGTCAGCGGCTACTTGCAGTCGGTGGACTTCACCGAAGGCCAGATCGTGGAAAAAGGTGATCTGTTGTTCGTCGTCGATCCACGGCCTTTCGAAACCGAGCTTAACGCTGCGAAAGCACGCTATCGCCAAGCCGAATCGAAGCTGGTTCAATCGCGAGCCATGCTGAACGAAGCCAAAGCCCGAAAGCTTCAGTCCGACGCGCAGCTTCGGCTGGCTCAGGCTCGATATCGACGCGCACAATCGCTTGGCCAGAGCAACGCGATCTCTCGCGAAGAAATTGACGAAAGCGAAGCCGAGTTCACGCAAGCCGAAGCCGATATGGAAGGCGTCAAGGCAGGCATCGCGTCGGCCGAAGCAGCTTTGGCGACAGCCGAAGCCGAAGTTGGCGTTGCCGCTGCCGGAATCGAAACGGCGGAACTCAATCTTGAATACACACACATCCGCGCCCCGGTAACCGGGCGCGTGAGCCGCAAGTACATCACCGAAGGAAACCTCATCGCTGGCGGTTCGGCAACTTCGTCGTTGCTAACAACAATTGCTTCGATGAGTCCCATTTATTGCGTGTTTGACGCCAACGAGCAGGACGTCCTCAAGTATGTCCGGTTGGCTCGTTCTGGCGAACGTGAAAGTTCACGAGTCGTGAAAAACCCTGCTTTTCTGGGCCTCGTTGACGAGGAAGGCTTTCCGCACAAAGGCTACATGGACTTCGTCGACAATCGCTTCGACGTGCAAACGGCCAGCATGCGAGCCCGAGCCGTTTTCGACAATGAAGACCAACTTCTCTTGCCGGGCATGTTTGCTCGGATCCGAATTCCCGGAAGTGCACCTCGAGAATCCGTTCTGATTCCGGACTCATCGATCGGTACCGATCAGTCATCGCAGTATGTCTACGTTGTCGTCGATGGAGTGATTGAACGTCGAACGGTAACGCTTGGCCCGATCGTGGATGGTCTGCGTGTGGTCCGCGAAGGACTGACCGGGAAGGAATCGTTGGTCATCGAAGGGCTGTTGCAGGCCCGGCCGGACGCCAAGGTGACAACGGTGCAAGGGACGATCGAACTGGTCGAAGACGGACTGCCGGACAGCTACACCATCGCGCCGCAAGCACAGCCTGATTCTGCTGAAAAGGCCATCGCTTCCGCTAAAGTCAACTCAGCAGAGGTGGTCCAGTGA
- a CDS encoding DoxX family protein, whose amino-acid sequence MKLDNEHLASAGMLLLRIGIGAMMLVHGLAKLNGFNEMSGSFPDPMGVGSQLSLILAIGAEVGCSVLLMVGLGTRLAAIPLAFTMIVALFVVHGSDPWKAKELAAVYLLVYSTLVLTGPGKFSLDHVLLNRKASSSAKDSPEGHAAPTAG is encoded by the coding sequence ATGAAACTGGACAATGAACACCTGGCTTCCGCTGGCATGCTGTTACTTCGAATCGGAATCGGAGCCATGATGTTGGTCCATGGGCTTGCGAAGCTCAACGGATTCAACGAGATGTCCGGTTCGTTCCCCGATCCCATGGGCGTCGGTAGCCAGTTGAGCTTAATTCTGGCGATTGGAGCAGAAGTCGGTTGTTCGGTTCTGCTGATGGTCGGTTTAGGGACTCGGTTGGCAGCCATTCCATTGGCTTTCACGATGATCGTTGCCCTTTTTGTCGTTCATGGATCAGATCCATGGAAAGCCAAAGAGCTTGCTGCGGTTTATCTGTTGGTGTACTCGACGCTGGTGCTGACTGGTCCGGGCAAGTTTTCACTCGACCACGTCTTGCTTAATCGGAAGGCTTCGTCATCGGCAAAGGATTCGCCCGAGGGTCATGCAGCGCCGACGGCAGGCTAG
- a CDS encoding RNA polymerase sigma factor has product MADIKLTRASLVFRLRDRSDDEAWKQFVDLYGPMIFRFLRSRGLQDADAADLLQEVLRRVGDSIGKLDYAKSKGGFRAWLFTITRNCLNSFFEKRKRTKTTGNDSTHNAFLNQLPNDTEELTEIWEKEYQRQLMSKAIAIVRPNTDSKTWAAFEMTAINNMTADEAGDALEMTRGAVYVARSRVTARLRAEVERLMEEEE; this is encoded by the coding sequence TTGGCAGACATCAAACTGACACGCGCGTCGCTTGTCTTTCGGTTACGAGACCGATCTGACGACGAAGCATGGAAACAGTTCGTCGATTTGTACGGACCGATGATTTTTCGGTTTTTACGAAGCCGCGGACTGCAAGACGCCGATGCTGCGGACCTGTTGCAGGAAGTGCTGCGGCGAGTCGGCGATTCCATCGGAAAGCTGGATTATGCGAAATCAAAAGGCGGGTTCCGGGCGTGGTTGTTCACGATCACCAGAAACTGCCTGAACAGCTTTTTCGAAAAACGAAAACGAACCAAAACCACTGGCAACGATTCGACGCATAACGCGTTCCTCAACCAGCTCCCCAACGATACAGAAGAGTTGACGGAGATCTGGGAAAAGGAATACCAGCGACAGCTAATGTCAAAGGCGATCGCAATCGTTCGTCCTAACACCGATTCAAAGACCTGGGCGGCTTTCGAGATGACGGCAATCAACAACATGACCGCTGATGAAGCCGGCGATGCCCTTGAGATGACTCGTGGCGCTGTCTACGTTGCTCGCAGCAGAGTGACTGCGAGGTTGCGAGCCGAAGTCGAAAGGTTGATGGAGGAAGAAGAATGA
- a CDS encoding WD40 repeat domain-containing serine/threonine protein kinase: MIGCPPRAQLSDLILGTLTGEAADSVTLHVGSCTECQSSLQTIASGEIPVEKLVSDSIDIQPQSDSAYWNVIGSAGVSANPVAAKNPSDIHDPDLRVTKGIDQSKIGTDAMFGAAVQDGELSFLSPSDDPDSLGKLQHFEISRIIGRGGMGVVLDAFDTHLHRRVAIKVLNPRFQQDEIARQRFCREGRAAAAISHEHVVPMYQVARLEEEQIAYLVMQLIKGQTLEERLKETSPLPPQEVARIGMQIAAGLSAAHASGMVHRDIKPANVLIEADTERVKLTDFGLARVTDEVKLTQTGILTGTVLYMSPEQALGQETDDRSDLFSLGAVMYEMATGIAPFEAPTAVGVMKRIMDEKPPSPRKVNPQVGKPLSDLIMSLISKSPDKRPDSAAPVARALASIVSEHGPISPLQVPAVASSEVRKLSGSHSANGRRWSFSGWLAAGVMAALLAASALGGGWAWINGDGRTSRSNVTNGVSVELKDADNRKTDVTAQFPSVVLKGNPGTVWSVDFAPAGKSIVAGIEDGSVRVWDLASQKLQKSFSAHRGIVWIVRFHPTRNLVATAGDDGLVKLWDSKTFELKQEWQADNSVRGISFSPDGNTLLAGDRAGKLHFYDLETGAEFETILQSGSVMGLNYSPDGKSFATVGSDKIVRVFDAETFDQRQAFSGHEGPIYNVAFAPKGSLLASVGWNKQIMIWNVETGEKVMQLEGAEGDNWGVQFCGFGTHLVTGGMDGAARLWDVSTGTNTATLRGHSAAVHNIALDPNTHSIATSSRDGTIRIWDMSALDDKTKKPTK, translated from the coding sequence ATGATTGGATGCCCTCCCAGAGCTCAGCTGAGTGATCTGATTCTCGGCACGTTGACTGGCGAAGCCGCGGACAGCGTGACGCTGCACGTCGGCTCTTGCACAGAATGTCAAAGTAGCCTGCAAACGATTGCCTCGGGCGAAATTCCGGTCGAGAAACTGGTTTCCGATTCGATCGACATCCAACCTCAAAGCGATTCGGCGTACTGGAATGTTATTGGTTCGGCTGGCGTTTCCGCGAATCCGGTGGCCGCCAAGAATCCATCGGACATTCACGATCCAGACCTGCGTGTGACGAAGGGGATCGATCAGAGCAAAATCGGAACCGACGCGATGTTCGGTGCGGCGGTGCAGGATGGAGAGCTTTCGTTTCTTTCTCCTTCGGATGATCCGGATTCGCTCGGCAAATTACAGCACTTTGAAATTTCTCGCATCATCGGCCGCGGTGGAATGGGCGTTGTCCTGGATGCCTTTGACACGCATCTGCATCGCCGCGTCGCGATCAAAGTGCTCAACCCAAGATTTCAGCAGGACGAAATTGCAAGGCAGCGTTTTTGCCGCGAAGGCAGGGCAGCGGCAGCGATTTCTCATGAGCACGTCGTGCCGATGTATCAGGTAGCGCGGTTGGAGGAAGAACAGATTGCGTATCTGGTCATGCAGTTGATCAAAGGCCAGACTCTCGAAGAACGACTCAAAGAAACGTCTCCGTTACCGCCTCAAGAGGTTGCTCGAATCGGAATGCAGATCGCTGCCGGTTTGTCGGCGGCGCACGCCAGCGGAATGGTGCACCGCGACATCAAGCCTGCCAATGTGTTGATCGAAGCCGATACGGAACGTGTCAAGCTGACGGATTTCGGGCTGGCCCGCGTGACGGACGAGGTCAAGCTGACGCAAACCGGAATCTTGACCGGTACGGTGCTGTACATGTCGCCGGAACAGGCTCTTGGGCAGGAAACCGATGATCGATCGGACCTGTTTTCGCTTGGCGCGGTGATGTACGAGATGGCGACCGGAATCGCTCCTTTCGAAGCCCCAACTGCGGTCGGCGTGATGAAGCGAATCATGGACGAGAAACCGCCATCGCCTCGAAAGGTCAATCCGCAAGTCGGAAAACCGCTTTCTGATTTGATCATGAGCCTGATTTCAAAGTCGCCGGACAAACGTCCCGATTCAGCAGCACCCGTTGCGCGTGCTTTGGCCAGCATCGTGTCGGAACATGGGCCCATTTCGCCACTGCAAGTTCCGGCGGTTGCTTCTTCCGAAGTCAGAAAACTTTCAGGATCACATTCAGCCAATGGGCGACGGTGGTCATTCAGCGGCTGGCTGGCGGCAGGCGTGATGGCGGCGTTGCTCGCAGCGTCCGCTCTTGGCGGCGGCTGGGCCTGGATCAATGGAGACGGCAGGACTTCGAGGTCGAATGTTACCAACGGCGTGTCCGTTGAACTGAAAGACGCGGATAATCGAAAGACTGATGTTACGGCTCAGTTCCCTTCGGTCGTTTTGAAAGGAAATCCAGGCACTGTCTGGTCAGTTGATTTTGCTCCGGCCGGAAAGTCGATTGTGGCGGGAATTGAAGACGGCTCCGTCAGAGTCTGGGACCTTGCAAGTCAAAAGCTCCAAAAGAGTTTTAGCGCTCATCGTGGCATCGTCTGGATCGTTCGCTTTCATCCGACGAGAAACCTGGTCGCCACGGCAGGTGATGACGGTCTGGTTAAACTATGGGACTCAAAAACGTTTGAGCTGAAACAGGAATGGCAAGCCGACAATAGCGTTCGCGGCATCTCGTTCTCGCCTGATGGGAATACCCTATTGGCGGGTGACCGGGCTGGAAAGCTTCATTTTTACGATCTGGAAACCGGAGCAGAGTTCGAAACCATTTTGCAATCGGGTTCAGTGATGGGGTTAAATTATTCTCCTGACGGAAAATCGTTTGCGACCGTGGGCAGTGATAAAATTGTACGAGTCTTTGATGCAGAAACGTTTGACCAACGTCAGGCTTTTTCGGGTCACGAGGGCCCAATCTATAACGTCGCCTTTGCACCGAAAGGTTCGCTGCTCGCATCAGTGGGCTGGAACAAGCAAATCATGATCTGGAATGTTGAAACCGGCGAGAAAGTGATGCAGCTCGAAGGCGCCGAGGGGGACAACTGGGGCGTGCAGTTCTGTGGCTTTGGCACTCATTTGGTCACAGGAGGTATGGATGGAGCAGCGAGACTGTGGGACGTGAGCACCGGAACCAACACGGCGACGCTGCGTGGTCATTCGGCGGCCGTTCACAATATCGCGCTCGATCCGAATACACACAGCATCGCAACCAGCAGTCGCGACGGCACCATTCGAATTTGGGACATGAGTGCGCTGGATGACAAGACGAAGAAGCCAACAAAATAG
- the pgsA gene encoding CDP-diacylglycerol--glycerol-3-phosphate 3-phosphatidyltransferase, with product MNIDKSKVFNFPNKVSAARLVLSIFVCVLIPMKFYWAALILFVLAAGTDWLDGWYARKYNMVTKLGRVLDPFCDKVLICGTFILLAVEMNSALFPWWGKVAGWMAVIVVARELLVTVLRSMIEGAGGDFSAKMAGKLKMWFQCIAAGASLLALAMSGSGTDVPIWLLVTIAVSVWVAVVSTLQSGWNYVVAASGFVLDQVED from the coding sequence ATGAACATCGACAAATCAAAAGTTTTCAACTTTCCCAACAAGGTTTCGGCCGCACGGTTGGTGTTGTCGATTTTCGTCTGTGTCCTGATCCCGATGAAATTCTACTGGGCCGCGCTCATTCTGTTTGTGCTCGCTGCCGGAACGGACTGGCTCGATGGCTGGTACGCTCGCAAATACAACATGGTCACGAAACTTGGCCGAGTCCTTGATCCGTTTTGCGACAAGGTCCTGATCTGCGGGACGTTTATTCTGCTGGCGGTTGAGATGAACAGCGCTCTATTCCCGTGGTGGGGGAAAGTCGCTGGCTGGATGGCGGTTATTGTGGTCGCTCGCGAACTTTTGGTTACCGTGCTTCGTTCGATGATCGAGGGGGCTGGAGGAGACTTTTCCGCGAAGATGGCCGGCAAGCTGAAAATGTGGTTTCAATGCATCGCGGCCGGAGCCAGTTTGCTGGCGTTGGCAATGAGCGGCAGCGGAACCGACGTCCCGATCTGGCTGCTAGTCACGATCGCCGTATCGGTGTGGGTGGCCGTTGTTTCGACGCTGCAATCCGGTTGGAACTACGTGGTCGCCGCCAGCGGGTTTGTACTTGATCAAGTAGAAGATTGA
- a CDS encoding zinc-dependent alcohol dehydrogenase — protein sequence MKALELVGPSVFELVDKDVPQPADHEVLIRVKACGICGSDIHGANGSSGRRIPPIVMGHEAAGEIVEVGDDVTAYARGDRVTFDSMVFCGDCHYCNLGRTNLCESRQVMGVSCDEFRRHGAYAEYVCVPARIVCPLPDGISYDHAAFTEPVGVAVHAVNRANVVKGESAIVVGAGLIGLLVVQALRNAGCSTIIALDLVPQRLDLAIKLGATHAMLATEENVVAKIHELTDGRGAHHSFEVVGATGPVSLAVDGLRRGGTCVLVGNLAAEVTLPLQKVVTRELNLVGTCGINDEVPLSVELIASGKIEVEPLISARSSLEEAADWFEKLEAGDQPWLKVLVCP from the coding sequence ATGAAAGCTCTTGAACTTGTTGGCCCTTCTGTTTTTGAACTGGTCGACAAAGACGTGCCGCAACCGGCTGATCACGAAGTCCTGATCCGGGTCAAAGCTTGCGGGATTTGCGGCAGTGATATCCACGGAGCCAACGGTAGCAGCGGACGTCGTATTCCGCCAATCGTGATGGGGCATGAAGCCGCCGGCGAGATCGTTGAAGTTGGCGATGACGTCACCGCTTACGCCAGGGGAGATCGAGTGACGTTCGATTCAATGGTTTTCTGTGGCGATTGTCACTACTGTAATCTCGGCCGCACCAATCTTTGCGAGTCGCGCCAGGTGATGGGCGTTTCCTGCGACGAGTTTCGACGCCACGGAGCTTACGCGGAATACGTGTGTGTTCCTGCCAGGATTGTTTGTCCTCTACCGGATGGAATTTCATACGACCACGCTGCGTTTACTGAACCGGTTGGCGTCGCTGTCCATGCGGTTAATCGTGCCAACGTCGTTAAAGGTGAATCTGCGATCGTTGTTGGCGCTGGGTTGATCGGGCTGCTGGTTGTGCAGGCGCTTCGCAACGCGGGATGCTCGACGATCATCGCTTTGGACCTGGTTCCGCAGCGATTGGACCTGGCCATAAAACTTGGTGCCACGCATGCGATGCTGGCCACCGAGGAAAATGTGGTTGCGAAAATTCACGAACTTACTGATGGCCGCGGAGCCCATCACAGCTTCGAAGTCGTTGGAGCAACGGGACCAGTTTCGCTGGCGGTGGATGGCTTGCGTCGCGGCGGAACCTGCGTATTGGTCGGAAACTTGGCGGCGGAAGTCACTTTGCCGTTGCAGAAAGTTGTTACGCGTGAGCTGAACCTCGTCGGAACCTGTGGGATCAATGACGAAGTTCCACTTTCCGTTGAGCTGATCGCGTCGGGCAAGATCGAAGTCGAGCCATTGATTTCGGCACGGAGCTCCCTCGAAGAAGCCGCTGACTGGTTCGAAAAACTTGAGGCTGGAGATCAGCCCTGGCTGAAGGTTCTGGTTTGCCCATAG
- the ppa gene encoding inorganic diphosphatase — protein sequence MRIDEIKIGDDPPNDVNVIIEVPNGGQPIKYEMDKASGTLFVDRFLYTPMRYPGNYGFVPHSLSLDGDPIDVLVCNTRAIVPGAVMNCRPIGVLIMEDDAGHDEKIIAVPSKKLTRRYDDVDNYSDLPEITIQQIEHFFAHYKDLEPGKWVKLAKVHEADVARKMIVEAIERAK from the coding sequence ATGCGAATCGACGAAATTAAGATCGGCGACGATCCTCCAAACGACGTTAACGTCATCATCGAAGTCCCTAACGGCGGGCAACCGATCAAGTACGAAATGGACAAGGCCTCCGGGACGTTGTTTGTTGATCGTTTTCTATATACGCCGATGCGATATCCGGGAAACTATGGCTTTGTGCCGCACAGTTTGTCGCTCGATGGAGACCCGATTGACGTGCTGGTTTGCAACACCCGCGCTATCGTCCCGGGAGCGGTGATGAATTGCCGGCCGATTGGTGTCCTGATCATGGAAGATGACGCGGGGCATGACGAAAAAATCATCGCGGTCCCATCGAAGAAACTGACTCGCCGATACGATGACGTCGACAACTATTCCGACCTGCCCGAGATCACGATCCAGCAAATCGAGCACTTCTTTGCTCACTACAAGGATCTTGAGCCTGGCAAATGGGTGAAATTGGCGAAAGTACATGAGGCAGATGTAGCTCGGAAGATGATCGTCGAGGCAATCGAACGAGCCAAATAG
- a CDS encoding anhydro-N-acetylmuramic acid kinase, which produces MLKLFRFADFWNKKPLENSAVRIERALLDRTRRLVAGLNVDDAFESISGSLVVARGHGKSLRVLYCDSLSLPISPALRSACQDLVQDPQSVQEYRSCVAELADVQAAVIEQLKLKAGKYVDRILAVSVTDPGVWLNDFDGVVSYMSLCDATRLAEKTGVSVIDAWPDRDMAVGGKGYPLDPLCLWLLQADRDRKIARRANVAIKIGSATNGYLLPPSDGLDAEVPTLRTIRTEGMDLIRGLLKLSSVESLASPRSRQLLVSGIHSKELLAQWKQIDCVELRTEAMLRCVALPTNASLTAEQLLCTAMKWISVEVQNGIQNSLQQLKSEYARMRAELQEELNAAPRTRKAGGGLLDAFDRSLPEFETPGSITVDAPNPISDALVSRLQNHYAETQVSGSWRSHFSGESMGDVDGPSILAAMLGFMHVDQMPANIPALTGAQQQRILGRLTPGRPNSWRNLLREMADHEPSAMKLRDAV; this is translated from the coding sequence ATGCTCAAGCTGTTTCGTTTTGCCGACTTCTGGAACAAAAAGCCGCTGGAAAATTCAGCGGTTAGAATCGAGCGTGCGCTGCTGGACCGAACTCGGCGTCTGGTCGCCGGTCTCAATGTCGACGACGCTTTCGAAAGCATTTCGGGTTCGCTGGTGGTCGCGCGTGGACACGGCAAATCGCTTCGCGTTCTCTATTGCGACAGTCTTTCGCTTCCGATTTCGCCCGCGCTTCGGTCTGCCTGTCAGGATTTGGTTCAAGATCCTCAATCCGTTCAGGAGTACCGCAGTTGCGTTGCCGAGCTGGCGGATGTTCAGGCTGCCGTGATTGAGCAATTGAAGTTGAAAGCTGGCAAGTATGTTGATCGTATCCTTGCGGTTTCAGTGACCGATCCAGGGGTTTGGCTGAATGACTTCGACGGCGTTGTGTCCTACATGAGCCTCTGCGATGCGACTCGACTGGCCGAAAAGACCGGTGTTAGCGTGATCGATGCCTGGCCGGACCGCGACATGGCTGTAGGCGGGAAAGGCTATCCGCTGGACCCGCTCTGCCTGTGGTTGCTGCAGGCGGACCGCGATCGGAAAATCGCCAGGCGTGCAAATGTTGCGATCAAAATAGGCAGTGCAACCAATGGCTACCTGTTGCCACCTTCGGATGGACTTGATGCCGAAGTCCCAACGCTGCGGACGATCCGGACGGAAGGGATGGATTTGATTCGTGGCTTGTTGAAGCTGTCGTCGGTCGAGTCGTTGGCTTCGCCGCGATCAAGGCAACTGTTGGTTTCCGGCATTCACTCGAAAGAACTTTTGGCTCAGTGGAAGCAGATTGATTGCGTAGAGTTGCGAACCGAAGCCATGTTGCGATGCGTCGCACTGCCAACGAACGCCAGCCTGACAGCTGAACAGTTGCTATGCACGGCGATGAAGTGGATCAGTGTCGAGGTGCAGAATGGAATACAAAACTCGTTACAACAGTTGAAATCCGAGTACGCTCGCATGCGAGCGGAGTTGCAGGAAGAGTTGAACGCTGCGCCGCGAACGAGAAAAGCCGGCGGCGGCTTGCTGGATGCTTTCGATCGCTCGCTGCCGGAATTTGAAACGCCAGGCAGTATCACGGTTGACGCCCCCAACCCCATTTCGGACGCGCTCGTTTCGCGATTGCAGAATCACTACGCTGAGACTCAGGTTTCTGGCAGTTGGAGGTCACATTTTTCCGGCGAATCGATGGGAGACGTTGACGGACCCAGTATCCTGGCCGCAATGCTGGGTTTTATGCACGTCGATCAGATGCCTGCGAATATTCCCGCCCTGACCGGTGCTCAGCAGCAACGAATCCTTGGCCGGCTGACACCCGGACGTCCAAACTCGTGGCGAAATTTGCTGAGAGAGATGGCCGACCATGAGCCGTCGGCAATGAAATTACGGGACGCCGTTTAG
- the purE gene encoding 5-(carboxyamino)imidazole ribonucleotide mutase: MNQPAPTVSVAIVMGSQSDWPTMQLAHDILNELGVGSHCEVVSAHRTPKKMFDFAKSAAGRGFKVIIAGAGGAAHLPGMIASLTNLPVLGVPVKSRALQGLDSLLSIVQMPGGVPVGTLAIGESGAKNAGLLAARILALSDPELARRVEAYSETQTKDVLRRSKLAD, translated from the coding sequence ATGAACCAGCCAGCACCAACCGTTTCCGTCGCCATCGTGATGGGCAGTCAGTCCGACTGGCCGACCATGCAATTGGCTCACGACATCTTGAACGAACTGGGAGTTGGCTCACACTGCGAAGTCGTTTCGGCGCACCGGACTCCAAAAAAAATGTTCGATTTTGCCAAGTCTGCGGCGGGTCGGGGATTTAAAGTTATCATCGCCGGAGCTGGCGGTGCTGCACATCTTCCAGGCATGATTGCCTCGCTGACCAACCTCCCGGTACTCGGCGTTCCCGTCAAAAGCAGGGCTCTGCAAGGACTCGATTCTTTGCTATCGATCGTGCAGATGCCAGGCGGCGTTCCCGTTGGCACTTTGGCAATCGGCGAGTCAGGTGCGAAGAATGCGGGACTGCTGGCCGCGAGGATTTTGGCTCTCTCAGATCCAGAACTAGCCAGGCGAGTCGAAGCGTATTCGGAAACTCAGACCAAAGACGTGCTTCGGCGCAGCAAACTGGCGGACTGA
- a CDS encoding polysaccharide biosynthesis/export family protein has protein sequence MSRNSTKFIGSRQRSLMLMLALMLLSISSTGCTALFSPIDTIPAQRVPRQFLAEPQADKVPIDYSRLRQDSPEFYTLDSEDVLGVFIENVLGEFGSAPPVQIPDPNSDLPPAIGFPVPIRDDGTVSLPLVDPIPVRGLTVQQAEALITRAYREGPNPILIKRGRIIVTQLRKRTNRVFVVRQDNSNAGRGQQFQGLAQTRVINDRNDRSSRGFVLQLPAGQNDVFTALSQTGGIPGVNAKAEIRILRGTRLQTAQRDARMAEFYRSNQSDQFPYGIVPSVPDDSNTLSIPLRLKPGQIPSFRPEDIILKDGDIVYVDSRETDVYYTGGLLGGGEFPLPRDYDLDVLSAVSVSRFGVGTTQRTSLVGGSVQQTQPSELILLRKIPGDRQLAIRIDLNDAVNDPRQRLLIKAGDTLILRFKPQEELINFASATFFTFGLRQLLN, from the coding sequence GTGAGTCGCAACTCAACCAAATTCATCGGCAGCCGACAACGCTCGTTGATGCTGATGCTGGCTTTGATGCTACTGAGCATTTCGAGTACCGGTTGCACGGCACTGTTTTCGCCGATCGATACGATTCCGGCACAAAGAGTGCCTCGCCAGTTCCTTGCGGAGCCGCAAGCGGATAAAGTGCCAATCGATTATTCACGCCTGCGTCAGGACAGCCCCGAGTTCTATACTCTGGATTCAGAAGACGTTCTTGGTGTGTTCATCGAAAACGTGCTTGGTGAATTCGGTTCGGCACCTCCGGTTCAAATTCCTGACCCAAACAGTGACCTGCCTCCGGCGATCGGTTTCCCGGTTCCAATTCGTGACGACGGTACGGTTTCGCTTCCGTTGGTCGATCCAATTCCGGTACGAGGTCTGACAGTTCAACAAGCTGAAGCGTTGATTACACGAGCCTATCGAGAAGGCCCGAATCCGATCTTGATCAAGCGTGGTCGTATCATTGTGACGCAGCTTCGTAAGCGAACGAATCGTGTTTTCGTAGTTCGTCAGGATAACTCGAACGCTGGTCGTGGCCAGCAGTTTCAAGGCTTGGCACAAACCCGTGTTATCAATGACCGTAACGACCGCTCAAGTCGTGGTTTCGTGCTCCAACTTCCAGCCGGACAAAACGACGTTTTCACTGCCTTGTCCCAGACAGGTGGTATCCCGGGTGTTAATGCGAAAGCTGAAATCAGAATCCTTCGCGGTACTCGTCTCCAAACTGCCCAACGGGACGCACGAATGGCCGAGTTTTATCGCAGCAATCAGTCGGACCAGTTTCCCTACGGTATTGTTCCGAGCGTCCCCGACGATTCCAACACACTCAGCATTCCACTGCGTCTCAAGCCGGGCCAGATTCCAAGCTTCCGGCCTGAGGATATCATCCTGAAAGACGGCGACATCGTCTATGTTGACTCCCGTGAAACGGATGTTTACTACACCGGTGGATTGCTCGGCGGCGGTGAATTCCCTCTGCCTCGTGACTATGACCTTGACGTCCTGTCAGCGGTGTCAGTATCACGATTCGGCGTCGGAACGACTCAGCGAACCAGCCTTGTCGGTGGTTCTGTGCAGCAGACTCAGCCATCAGAATTGATCTTGCTTCGAAAGATTCCTGGCGATCGCCAATTGGCCATTCGGATCGACCTCAACGATGCGGTCAATGATCCAAGACAGCGTTTGCTGATCAAGGCCGGTGACACCTTGATTCTGCGATTCAAGCCACAAGAAGAGCTGATCAACTTTGCTTCGGCAACGTTCTTCACCTTCGGATTGAGACAGTTGCTCAACTAG